AAAAGCATGGTGATGGTGCCCATCCGCAAGGTCGACCCGATCGGGGCGATCGGCAATTACTGGGCCCACCACCGTGAGGCGACCGATAGGGACGTGTTCCTGCTGCAGGCGCTGGCCGATTCCACCTCCATCGCCATGGAGAACGTGCAGCTGTACGCCGAGTTGGAACAGCGGGTGCGGGACCGGACTGTCGAACTCGAGATGGCCAACGACGAGATCCACAAGTTGTCGATCACCGACGAGCTGACCGGTCTGAACAACCGCCGTGGCTTCTTTCTGAGGTCGGACACGGCGCTGCATGCGGCACGACGCCACGGCGGCTCATGCCTGCTGGTGTTCCTCGATGTCGACGGCCTCAAGCAGGTCAACGACACCCAGGGACATGAGGTGGGGGACGCGCTGCTGGCCGATGTGGCGGACCTGCTGACGGGCACGTTGCGGGAATCCGATGTCATCGCCCGCATCGGCGGAGACGAGTTCTGTGTCCTGATCATCGAACCCGACTGCGATCAGGCGGTGCTGCGCGGCCGCATCCTCACCGCCATCGACCGGTACAACACGATCAGCCAGCGATCGTATGAGTTGTCGGTCAGCATCGGCGTGGTCACGGTCACCCCGGCCGACGGCGAAGCCATCGACGAACTACTCTCCCGCGCAGACGAACTGATGTACGAGGAGAAGAAGCGCAAGTCCGATTCGCGCCGCCCGGCCTGATCTCAGTCGTCGGTGACGGTCAGCTTCACATCGATATTGCCGCGGGTGGCGTTCGAATAGGGGCAGACCTGGTGAGCCTTGTCCGCCAGCGCGACGGCCGTCTCGTGGTCGACGTTGGGCAGCACGATCTCCAACTCGACCGCCAGGACGAAGCCGCCGGCGTCATTGCTGCCGAGTGAAACTTTGGCTCCCACAGCTGAATCGGAGACATCGGCCTTCTCCTGCCGGCCCACCAGCCGCAGGGCGGAGTGGTAGCACGCGGCGTAGCCCACAGCGAACAGTTGCTCGGGGTTGGTGCCGGTACCCGTGCCGCCGAGTTCCTTCTGGATGCTCAGGTCGACATCCACCTTGCCGTCGGAGGTTCGGCCGTGCCCGTCGCGGCCATCACCGGTGGCGAGTGCTTCCGCGGTGTAGAGAACCTTCATGTTCGGATCCTTCGATTGGGTTGGTCAGAGGACTTTCGACAGAAACTCTTGCAGTCGTGGGCTTTTCGGATTGTCGAACACTTCCGCCGGGGCATCGTCCTCGACGATGTTGCCGTCGGCCATGAAGATCACCCGTG
This is a stretch of genomic DNA from Mycobacterium sp. ELW1. It encodes these proteins:
- a CDS encoding organic hydroperoxide resistance protein; the protein is MKVLYTAEALATGDGRDGHGRTSDGKVDVDLSIQKELGGTGTGTNPEQLFAVGYAACYHSALRLVGRQEKADVSDSAVGAKVSLGSNDAGGFVLAVELEIVLPNVDHETAVALADKAHQVCPYSNATRGNIDVKLTVTDD
- a CDS encoding sensor domain-containing diguanylate cyclase; the protein is MTAELTDDSASDYMRRMELLLAAVQELSLARSLPEIQAIVRTSARELTGCDGATFVLRDNGHCYYADEYAIAPLWKGSRFPVENCVSGWAMNHREAVVIPDIYSDARVPHEAYRPTFVKSMVMVPIRKVDPIGAIGNYWAHHREATDRDVFLLQALADSTSIAMENVQLYAELEQRVRDRTVELEMANDEIHKLSITDELTGLNNRRGFFLRSDTALHAARRHGGSCLLVFLDVDGLKQVNDTQGHEVGDALLADVADLLTGTLRESDVIARIGGDEFCVLIIEPDCDQAVLRGRILTAIDRYNTISQRSYELSVSIGVVTVTPADGEAIDELLSRADELMYEEKKRKSDSRRPA